GGTCAAAATGCGTGGCACCCACTTTTAATGAAGTAAGAGTCTTTGCGGTAAGCATATAATTGAATGTACCGGATAATATCCAGTTCTTGGTCCGACTCATCCAGATGTGATCAAAGTATTTAAGACTGCCGCTGCGCCAGGCGACGTACTGTTCCCGTGAATTGAAACCGGAAAGTGTAATCTTTCCTTTGGCATTGGGAAAAAGATAGGAAAAGCGCGCCTGACCGCGATAGTCCATTCTCGGCGAAGGAACCTTGTAATAGGCTTCTTCAAAGGCATCAGTGAGCATTAATTCACCGGAAAGGAAATAACGCAGTCGTTTGGAAAGTGGCAATGGCCCGCCCAACGAGAAATCATAGAGATTATATCCGTAATTGAGTTTCTCAACACCACTGAACATTTCATCCGTGAGATAACGGAACGTGCCTGAATGTTTTGGTCCGCCTTCTTTGGTCACAATATTAATGACACCGGAAAGTGCATCACCGTATTCAGCGTCAAAACCACCGCTGACCACAGTAACCTCTTCCACAGCATTGGGATTTATCCGTGCTGACTGCCAGCCGGTGTTCGGTACCTTGGTTATAATACCATCGACAAAATAGGTGATTTCATCAGCCCTGCCGCCGCGGACATGGGTACCCAGATCACTCTGAACCACACCCGCCTGAAGCGTGATCACCTGATTTATCGTGGTCACCGGCAAACGGTCCATTTCATCCGAGGTTACTGCCCGACCTGTCGAGGTTTCAGAGACAACGATCATCGGCCTTTCCGCGACCGCAGTGACTCCTTCGACCTGAATCACTGTGGGCGACAACCGGAAATTGAGCGGGGTGGTCTGGTCCGCATTCACGACCACTTTGGTGTATCTGTACTGATTATAACTTATATAAGAGGCTACAACCTGATATGTTCCGGCTGGGACATAAAGGATTGTATATTCACCATTTTCATCGGTTGCGGCACCATATTCTGTTCCCTCGATGATGACGTCGGCGCCGATCAATGGTTCGCCTGTCTCTGCATCCGTCACTCTTCCCGATATCCTACCAAATTCAGAAGCAAAGAGAAAAGCTCCTATAAAAAGTAGACAGATCAACTTTTTCATTGTGCACCTCCAACGTTGACCGGGATGAGCCATACCTGTGCCTTATAATCCTGCGGAGGCAGGACATAATAGTATGGTGCGTTTACCACTGACTCGAAGTACAGATTGGTTATGCCTGAACCGTTCACCACCAAACTTCCTGTTCCGCCGTCCAGTTCCACTCTGTTTGAACCGGCACATAATGCAAAGTACGACACCATACTGTCGACAACCGTTCCGAAACCGAGTACCACTTTCACACTCAGGGTCTCGCCGTCAGTATATTGAAGCAGCGAATCGATCGATCGGAAACGGTTCATAACATGACCGGTGTACAGGGTGTCATAGCTTGATGCAATGATTGTATCTGATGTGCCGTCACTGCGCGTCAGAATCACCTGGTCGATGGAAGGTATATCTGTACCTGCCGCAGGGAAGTTATAGATACCGTAAGATATGCGGTTCAACTGCCAGTTGCCCTCTTCATCACGGTCAAAGAATATATGGCGGTAGCCGTTACCCGTAACATTCAGTTCATCATATCCCGGCGTCGAATCAACAATCACGGTATCGAGCTGGATATCAGTGTCTCCCTGCCAGAAATAGTAACCGGTCTGGGTCTCATCATAATGCATCAGAGAGATCACTGTAAAGGTGTCATAGAGATATACCGTACATGTAGTGTCTTTGGCAAACCAGAAATCCAGAGCATTCTTCCGTTCGGTAAGCCGCAGGGCGCAGCTGTCGACATGCTGTTTCACAATGGTCGACTCCTCACGGAAATAGCTGTCAGCCACGACAAAGGAAATCGGATCAAGGGTTACAGGGATATACATCGAATCAAACATATCTTCACTGACAAGTAATGCTGAATTATCATTAAGTATGCCGTGAATTTCAGTACTGTCTTCCGGAGTACCTTCGTAGAATGATTCAGGTGGCTCATTTCCGCACGTAATAATAAACATTCCCACAATAAGCAAGAGGCTTAGAAGGTCTTTCTTCATTATTCCTCCTTTCATTATTCCTCCTTTTCAATCATTATACATACATAAATATGCACTTCTTTCCTCCGATAATATTTTGTGCATATTCTTTTTCTCTGGTCCTACATTTGCTCTTTTTTTGATTGCACCACCTCCTTTTTATCTCTATCTATAAAATTATACCAGAATTGTAAAGAATGTCAAGGGTATACAAATTATATCCTCTCTCCACCCGGCTAATTCAATTCAAATTTAAGAGGCATTGAGACCCAGACGCGCACGTATTTGTCACGCTGCTTTGCCGGCGTAAACTTCGCCGACTTCGCCGCAACAAGCGCCGCCTGGTCCAGCATCTGATTGCCGCTCGACTTCAAAATCTTCACCTCACGGATACTGCCGTCGATATCCACCAGCATCTTAACCACGGTCGTCCCTTCAATACCTGCACGCCGCGCCAATTCCGGATATTTCGGCTTGGGAATATGAACCGGCTTCGGCTTCACCTCCACTTTGTAATACGGCACGATCTCAATCTCCGGACCGGTCGGCATGGTCCGAATAATATCCTCTTTGAACTCGGTCGCCGCAATCGTCTCCACCGCCTCTTCAGCAACCTCACTCTCGGCCTCGACCGCAACCTTAGGACGCTCTACAGGCGGCGGCTCTTCAAACTTCTCGATCTGCGCTGAAATCTCCTCGACCATCGTCACAATCTCTTTCTTCAACTCATAAGGTTTGGGTGCGGTATAGGGCACAAACGAGAAGAGAAGAATGAAAATCACCAAGCTCGAAAAGAGCCCGGCGCGTAAATATACCCCGTACATCTCTTTATGGTCGCGTTTCATGTCTGCCTCTCTGTTGCAAAGGTTATCTTAAAAGCCTTGGCTTCTTTTAATTGGTCAAGAATAACGTCAACAGTACCGTAAGGAACCGCTTCATCCACATTCAGGATTGTAATCAATTCCGGATTCTCCCATATCTTATTCGCCATTATTCCGCTGATCATATTTTCACCCACGATGTTATCGTCGATATATATCTTGCTGTCGGCATCAACCCAGATATAGCTCACATTACGCCTCATGAGAATACGTTCCGTCGACCTCGCCCGGGGAAGTGAAATCTTCAGGTGGAGTGTCGTCGCTCGAAATACCGTGGTGACCATAAAAAAGAGGATAAGAAGAAAAGCGATATCTGCTGTGGATGCCGTCGGTATATCTGGCCGCTGCGTAAACCTCCGAATAATACTCTTTCTCATCATTCCTCACTTGTTGGTATGAGACTTATCTTATTCGCCCTTAATTCCCGACCGTCGTCAGTCGTCACCTTAGCCAGTTTTATCTGATCAAGAACACCTATCATATTTTTATACGGAGCTTCTTTACTCGTCCGTATCGAAACAACTAAGAGGGTGTCACGTTCAAGCAATCTTTCTTCCACAATACGTCTGATTTCGTCGTACTGGTCTGTCGGGATGTCTTTTTCTTCACCTGCTGATTTGATTCGAATCGCGCCGGCGGGATTAATCATAATCATAACAATATTTTCCTGCTTGACCTTAACAATATCTTCCTGGGTCGCCTTTTCAGGCAGAAGCATCTTCAAACCTTTATCTTTAGTGAATACTGTCGAGGTAAGGAAGAAAATAAGAATCAAAAATGCGACATCCCCCATTGAAGCGGTCGGGATTTCACTCTTCTGCTTTTTCTTCTCCCGAAGCTGCATTATTTTTTCCTTTTCGGATATTGTTCAATCAAATAATCAATCAAACCGCTCGCCGCCTCTTCCATATCTCTGGTATATCCGTCGACCTTACTGGAAAAGAGAATATGGATGATTGCGAGGGGAGTGGCGATTATCAAACCCCATTTTGTCGTAATCAAAGCAGTGGAAATACCGCTCGCCACGATCGTCGGTTCCACCTCACCCGCCATTGCGATGGCGGCAAAAGCAGTAATCATTCCCATAACTGTTCCCAAGAAACCGAGAAAAGGTGAAACTGTGGTAAGTCCGCTGAGCAGTGCCATCCCGCGGTCAAGAAAAGCCAGTTCTATGGCAGCGCTGCGGGCGACCATCTCTTCCATGGCATCTTTTCCCTGATGCGCCTTTTCCAGCACCGCGCGTAAAATTTTGGCAACCGGTGCAGCAGTTTGATCACACAGGGCGATACCTGCATCAATCCCCTGTGAATCCACTGTTGAAGTCAGCTTCTCCAAAAAAGTCCTTGGATTCAGTCTTGCTTTTATAAAAAGACTGAAAAGTCTCTCCAATATCAACCCAATCCCAATAACTGCACAAACGAGCAAAAACCACATCACAAAACCACCGCCGCCTTCGGCACCAAGTTGAAATTCCCGTATCATATACTTCCTCCTTTCATTCTTTTATTATATATATCAACCACATAAAGTCAAGATATTTCAACATTATATTAAAAATTTCAGTCCTGTCAACCGCAAAATTACACGATTATTTCGAGCTCGCTGAATAGTAAAGAATCCCTCCTATAAGTGAGAATACACCGGACCCCAGCAGGAGAAAACTTTCAATCCGCGATAAACTGAGGGATCCTATTATTAAATCAAATAGATCCGCCGGTCCGGCAGTACCGAGCAGAGGAAAATAGAAAAGCATCCGATATATATGGAATACCGCCAGGACAAGCAAAAAGAGACTGCCGATAATCGGAAATATCCATATCCCTTTTCCCTTGATCAGAACCAACAATCTTTTTATTATCAATCCATATATAATCAAAGAAACAATCGTCAGCAATATTGCTATAATAAATAATATCTCTGCAGGAATATCAGCTCTCATATCATCCTCCTTTTGTCACACCGTAGAATCGTAGATTGGCTATCAACGAAAGGATTCCGGAGATAAAGAATAATCCGTAAGCAAGGTAATTTGTACCACCTTTCGGCAGCATCATCTTGCCGCCCAGTCCGCAGTAAAAAAGTTGAATAAGAGCAAAGAGAAGAATGCCTGTGGGTGCGAAAATCATAAACTGCCAATTGGTCCTCTCTCCGAGGACGATCTCATAACGTCGTGCGATTATCCCCAGCACGATGAACGCAAGCCACAAGAGAACCGCACCGAGGACAAGAAGATAATTGGGAATCACGGCAAGCGCCTGATACTTTGCCGGCTCAATCCCAAACGGCGCCGTTACCAAAAAGTAATTAATCATAACACCTCCCTTTTTTCATTTGAGGATCTCCAACAATTTATTCGTCATCTCTCTTCCTTTTGACGGACCAATAATCATGCCAGCGGCTTTACCGAGAGCGAAAATAAGACGGCGGGCATCATCATCATAAAATTCATCAACGTCGATGCGTTGAGCTTTAAGTTGATTTTTATAGATACGTTCTGTAAAATCACCCAAGTAATCCTTTAAAATTTCTTTCATCTGGTCCAGAAAACCGGGTTCCAACTTCACTTTCGGCTTTTCCCGTGGAGCTGCAGCACCTTCTCCTGCGGCACCCGCCGCTTCTTTCAGTTTTCCAAGAAGTTCCCGGATTTCTTCTATATTATGTTCTTTCGGTGCGCTGAACAAACTTCCGACAATCCGTTCGTCCTGAAGTTCCATAACAAGACCCTTCTCTTCGCCGATCATCTCTATTGTATCAATCTTCACATCACCCACTGCTCCGATTGTTTCGAAGATGATCGTCGCCATCTGGGCGATCTCTTTTTTCAAAGACTCTCCGCTCTGAGTGATATCAAGATTTCCTGATTTTTCAACGATGAAAGGAGTCGGCAGACCTTTCTCTTCGTAATTATTCAGAAACTCTTCAACCATATCACCTCATCCTCTCTATAACGGCTTGAACCTTTGCCCTTGCCTGGGATGATCCCATCTCTTCAACCGCCTTTTTCACCAGGAAATCTATGATGGAGCGAAGGGCCTGTACAAAATCATCTTCTTTATCTTCCGGCGGCTGATCCTTAAATATCAATTCATTACCGACAACACCGATATAAGGAACAATGTCTCCTCCCAGAATACCGAGCCCTTGATTCAGTAATTCAAACCAGTGGCCTTTCTGCTCCGCACCACCGAATTCATCAACCAGAAGATTAATCTGTTTCACCTTTGAGCTGATACTTCGGGGTAATTCAATCTTCCGTTCTTCTGCGGGTTTTTCCTCTATCTTCTCTTCGACCTTTTCTTCTACCTTCTCTTCAACCTCCTCTGCCTTTTCCTCCACTGCTTCTGGAATCTCTTCTTCTGGTACCTCCTTGACCTCCTCTTCTGGCTTCTCCTCAATCTCTTCTTCAGGCTTTTCTTCCTCTGCAAGTTTCTCTTCCACGGCTTCTTCTGCCGGTCGTTCTTCACCGGCAAGGGCAGCATTGATCCGTTCGATTATATCTTTTGTTTCGGTCTCCCTTTCAACCTCGATGCCTAAATATTTTGAACCATGGGGAAATACTACAAGCCGATATGAACCATAGCATAGAGAAAGATAATCAATATCTCCCATTGAAAGGCTGTCTCTGATTACCTCTGCTGCAGACGAGAAAAAAGCCGCAAGGTCGCCCACGGGTACAGAGGACGCTCCCTTAACCTCTTCAATAGAGCCGTCTTCGGCTTTGATCACTGCATAGCCGATAATTCCTGCTAATCTATCTAATTCCTCCATAACCTTTCTTATTCACTAATCTTCTTTTCAAAAGCCTGCCATTTCTTTTTGAAAAGAAGTTTTCCGTACAGTTTCGGACCGCGGCTTTTTATATATTCTTTAAACTCCTTAATCGATTCTTCGACCTCGTCATACGTCAACTCAGCGATCGGTTCGATCTCAAAAGTTTCCTCATTGATATCCAGGGCGTCGATAATCTTTTTGTTTCCCCATTCCTTCAATAAAAGCAGACCGTTTTCGCCGAAATCTTCAAATAATTTCTTCAGAAAATCTATAAGCCTCGTCATCACCCGCTGAGCTTCTTCCGGATCATAAATCAACCCCTGGTCTTTCAACCACGTTATTGTCTTGGTCGCTTCATAACCGCCTATCTTTGACTCGGCGATTACATCCCCCAGTCTTCTCTTTCCGTCAATAAGCGCAAGTATCTGCCAATCAGCCCTTCGCAACGCCACCGCGGATTCCAGGTCCCGGGTTGATTTTGCAAGAACCGTATCCATCGGCGGCAGCTTTTTCTTTATCTCCTGGAATTCAATTCGTCGTTTTTCAATATTCTCAGTAAGTTTACCGAAATCTTCGGAAATGGTCTGCTCCGGTGCTTCGACACCCGGTTCAAAAGAAGCGGTTTCCAGTTCAATAAAAGAAAGATTGAGCAGCGCCTCAATTCCTGTTTCCACCCCGTCCGCCGCATGAACAACAAAACCTTCCTTTATATATATCTCACCGGTAATTCCTCCACTAACCTTAAGAACCCCTGATTTCTTTACCCTTGCGAGAAACTGCAAAACATCACCAAGGGTGAATTCCTTAAGACTGATTTCAAAACCGGTCATTATATCAATCTCAACCAGTTATGTAATAAAAAGTATAACCTGCCGATCAATAAGGAAATACGTGCCATAATAGTATATCCGAATGAAGCACCGAACGAAACCATCATAAACCAGATACCTATCTTCGCCGCTCCTCCCAGTACACCTTTGTGCTCTTTTGAAAAATAGAAATAGATCAGGGTGAATATCACACCCAAAATTATTAAAAGATTGGAAATAAACTGAAACGGCGATACGCCGGCCAGCGGTAAAAACGTCGCCTGGAGCTGGGGTAAAATATCACCCTGGACAATCTGCAGGACAAAGAGCGCCATTGAAACCCCCATTGTAAAGGTCAAAGGAATTCTCACGAGCCAGTTGATCTTCGGAAAGAGAGGTGCGAACATCATAAATCCCACGATGATCGGGATTATATACCACAGGTTTCCCTGTCTGACGAGCGGTTCAAAAAGGTTCGGCCAGGCGAAGTTCGACCAGAGCACAACCGCCCAGTAACCTGCAGAGACGCCCACAAAGATATGTTCCGCTACTTTATAAAAGGGATTGTCTTTATAAAGGAACGAATATATCGCCAATGTCAAAAGAGCGGCAATCCACACACCAATCGTTTCAAGCATTATTTCTTTCTCCGTTCATAAATAAGGATGATATTACCGATGATGATGAAGATTACGATAAGTACATGAACGATCGACTGGGAATCCATTCCTGCGGTAGCCCTTCCTTTTCTCTTCACTAATGTTTCATATTCGGCGGCACCCTTCAAACCACCCAGGAGTCCGGTCAGCTGTCCTGAGGCGAGATACTGATATTGGCGCGGCGCGGAAATCGCGGTGGTCGCACCGCAGATCGTGGTACCGAAACGGGCGTTGAAATAGATAATCCAGTGGAGGATTCCCGGATCACCGGCCGAGAAGGTCATTACAACACTTATATCACCCGCCGACTTTACGGCTTTGCCGAGTGGAAACGAATCTATCGGCACTCCGGCGTAATCAGTCGCTACAACATCGGCGACATTTCTTCCCAGGGAAAGAAGCATAACCGCTCCTCCGGGTTTATAACCAACGTTTATATAATCCACGCCATAGACCTTATTATATTTGGGCGCAAGTTCCTCGAAAACGATATTGCCCAGAGGAATCCCTGCGGGCCACAGCCCCATCATATAAACTCTCAGATTTTTTCGGAAGCAGTGGTCAATAAAAGCAAGGGTGGCGGGAAACAATTCTGCTTCACTGCCCGGGTCATAATCAACCGAAACCACGACGATCGAACCCTCGGGTAACGCTTCAATCGTATCATAAACGGACTTCACCGGCTGCGTAATATCCACTGGCAGACCGATAGGAAAGAGCAAAGGAATGATGGCGGCGAGACCGACCAGCAGAAAGATAATTCTTCGATCGACCTTTGCAATCCGTTCCAGAATATTCATCTCTCTTCCCTATTCTCTTCCAAAAACCTTCTCATTCTTTTCCGCCTCCCATATAACTGCGTTCAATCCCGAGCAATACCCTCAAAGCCATTGAAATCAAACCGAGATCTATTCCGAAGATAATTCCTCTTTTGGCAGCGGTGTTCGGCACCTGCATCAACCATTCGACCAGATCAGGGAATCCATGCCAGATCCAGTAACCGACCGGCACCCTGCCGATCATCACCAGCACTGCGGCGATAAGCAAAAGCGTCGCCTCGGGATTCCTCGCCCTGAAGGCACGAAACGCCGCGGATGCGACAAAAAAGGCAAGAAGCGAAAACATTGTGGCGCTGAGTGGAATCTGAAAATTTCTGAAGAGGTACTGAAACATACCTCCATCCGTACCGCCGATGAAACCGGCGGCCATCATTATAAATAAAAAAGTCAATAGAATGATACTGTACTGCCAGTCCCTCAATCGCCGC
This genomic interval from candidate division WOR-3 bacterium contains the following:
- a CDS encoding biopolymer transporter ExbD, whose protein sequence is MMRKSIIRRFTQRPDIPTASTADIAFLLILFFMVTTVFRATTLHLKISLPRARSTERILMRRNVSYIWVDADSKIYIDDNIVGENMISGIMANKIWENPELITILNVDEAVPYGTVDVILDQLKEAKAFKITFATERQT
- a CDS encoding energy transducer TonB, with translation MKRDHKEMYGVYLRAGLFSSLVIFILLFSFVPYTAPKPYELKKEIVTMVEEISAQIEKFEEPPPVERPKVAVEAESEVAEEAVETIAATEFKEDIIRTMPTGPEIEIVPYYKVEVKPKPVHIPKPKYPELARRAGIEGTTVVKMLVDIDGSIREVKILKSSGNQMLDQAALVAAKSAKFTPAKQRDKYVRVWVSMPLKFELN
- a CDS encoding biopolymer transporter ExbD; amino-acid sequence: MQLREKKKQKSEIPTASMGDVAFLILIFFLTSTVFTKDKGLKMLLPEKATQEDIVKVKQENIVMIMINPAGAIRIKSAGEEKDIPTDQYDEIRRIVEERLLERDTLLVVSIRTSKEAPYKNMIGVLDQIKLAKVTTDDGRELRANKISLIPTSEE
- a CDS encoding DUF4388 domain-containing protein, yielding MTGFEISLKEFTLGDVLQFLARVKKSGVLKVSGGITGEIYIKEGFVVHAADGVETGIEALLNLSFIELETASFEPGVEAPEQTISEDFGKLTENIEKRRIEFQEIKKKLPPMDTVLAKSTRDLESAVALRRADWQILALIDGKRRLGDVIAESKIGGYEATKTITWLKDQGLIYDPEEAQRVMTRLIDFLKKLFEDFGENGLLLLKEWGNKKIIDALDINEETFEIEPIAELTYDEVEESIKEFKEYIKSRGPKLYGKLLFKKKWQAFEKKISE
- a CDS encoding MotA/TolQ/ExbB proton channel family protein — its product is MIREFQLGAEGGGGFVMWFLLVCAVIGIGLILERLFSLFIKARLNPRTFLEKLTSTVDSQGIDAGIALCDQTAAPVAKILRAVLEKAHQGKDAMEEMVARSAAIELAFLDRGMALLSGLTTVSPFLGFLGTVMGMITAFAAIAMAGEVEPTIVASGISTALITTKWGLIIATPLAIIHILFSSKVDGYTRDMEEAASGLIDYLIEQYPKRKK